The Mycolicibacterium mageritense genome contains a region encoding:
- a CDS encoding MgtC/SapB family protein, whose translation MDFWLADPPFFGGPGQGTRQIIELFVAFGLTALIGLEREVQGKSAGLRTQTLVGTAAALILLVSKYGFMDVLSPGTVVLDPSRVAAQIVTGIGFLGAGIIIVRRGSVHGLTTAAAVWESAAIGMAAGAGLLLLACTVTVMHFLIILGFMPLVKRLTARVNGSIRMLVGFEDGRGVLHEIVRVCDRHRWQLTDLAANSADDAGGAGVTLTLTGSGIRTAPAVLAAIDGVTAIHQLDEDPD comes from the coding sequence ATGGATTTCTGGCTGGCCGATCCGCCGTTCTTCGGCGGGCCGGGACAGGGCACCCGTCAGATCATCGAGTTGTTCGTCGCGTTCGGGTTGACCGCGCTGATCGGGCTGGAACGCGAGGTTCAGGGCAAGAGCGCCGGGTTACGCACCCAGACCCTCGTCGGCACGGCAGCGGCCCTGATCCTGTTGGTCAGCAAGTACGGCTTCATGGACGTGTTGTCGCCCGGCACCGTGGTGCTCGACCCGTCCCGGGTCGCGGCCCAGATCGTCACGGGGATCGGCTTTCTGGGCGCTGGCATCATCATCGTCCGACGCGGCTCGGTCCACGGCCTGACCACCGCGGCCGCGGTGTGGGAATCCGCGGCGATCGGGATGGCTGCGGGCGCCGGGCTGCTGCTGTTGGCCTGCACCGTGACCGTGATGCACTTCCTGATCATCCTGGGGTTCATGCCGCTGGTGAAGCGGCTGACTGCTCGCGTCAACGGTTCGATCCGTATGCTCGTCGGCTTCGAGGACGGTCGTGGTGTGCTGCACGAGATCGTGCGGGTCTGTGATCGGCACCGGTGGCAGCTGACCGATCTGGCGGCCAACTCGGCTGACGACGCGGGAGGCGCCGGCGTGACGCTCACGCTGACCGGCAGCGGAATCCGCACCGCACCCGCGGTTCTGGCGGCGATCGACGGAGTCACGGCGATCCACCAGCTCGACGAGGATCCGGACTGA
- a CDS encoding Ig-like domain-containing protein, protein MSTSRRAITGLTLAVGLSVAVTTGQGTALADTTDAGSAPNDPTSPASASGPSEGAAAPETEAGSDPQEDSKPAAKKKRPRALFDGTRITIRRDEVKPAIEDDDPENRQEQTVERDTEPVVDDDADSAGADVETAAAREETDAHTSSSRNRSTPRASITERPHTVTIDVSPRDTVSSTEPKPVSERRDTMDHGLDSATNLQLRQEVSTFDINRVSVVHAPVTPAVTVVAPEAAATAATPRVATDLFAALGLRPSAGSPTRPVLPLPRLIELAFVAVRRTFFNATPTARLNGQVEVNNTTGVATGQIVGADADGDQLKYSVKTPPSQGSVEVGADGKFTYTPQDDWTPNSGDEVQFTIAVSDASSTWPHLHLLGGGHEATYTVTFSYAAVNHAPDVTVTGGDVQPDGTVKYTVSASDQDGDALHLTSNGVHGTLTQTSTSQTGAITNYEYTFTPDKAYAHDLSLGGNTDPGVGTATFTVSDGRGGTDTESRTVSIAAVNAAPEMTVVPGAGGVYTITVTDDDDDPITLTPSVTHGTLTGGETATKGVYQYTFTVDPAYAHDLTKPGPPDEGTAEVGFRATDGHGGSAQDGDTIPVSGVNAAPVLNVTEKDGIYTVEVRDDDTGDVVTVVPTVTHGTLTATKIDERHYQYTFTIDPAYAHSLTANGSTQTGTATVQFVATDDHQGVSATYRDDIVVTGVNSAPTVSVVGGSTRIGPDGKATFDVKFADADGDAVSNIGVTAPSGQVTLSGVVNADGSRTVTYTANYADAHALGPTGEAPVDLTFTMSDGHTATATTQQVAVTIVGLNHEPTVKTTQTVDRATGTATVTATWRDLDGPPDLGAASVQLPTTDKGVFAYDEQTGELTFTPTEAAREAASVVGAPLTDRRVVVTFTVTDPYGVYTKDVAVLIAPLDNAVVGTIAGDRTPASIDRVDAVVVAPDGTTILVANANNNVISRINAIDGTVEDTYTIGTGTNVRTRQLVVSQSADNPVVYALGSDNTVWKIDAATGEIEEVELENPPLQIAVSPDGSTLYYASFDGRNTLLRALDADGTVSPITQLPDDIGQMSVDAHGNIVIDNGDGVTGYTVIDPDVGQPVDRGATTFDAGDFAVSGGDVWVVDAANDRIVRFATGAGTTEQQDISVRDPSGIVVSPDGQRAYVVSGSGAIVVLDLDRDARDPVIESITGIGAVNNIAISPDGTHLYVTGRTSLNGAQSDTVTIISISPSELPADLELPSAL, encoded by the coding sequence ATGTCGACATCACGGCGCGCAATCACCGGTCTTACATTGGCGGTCGGCCTCAGCGTCGCCGTGACAACTGGCCAGGGCACGGCTCTGGCAGACACGACGGACGCGGGTTCCGCCCCGAACGATCCCACATCGCCGGCATCGGCGTCGGGGCCGAGTGAGGGTGCGGCAGCACCGGAAACCGAAGCGGGTTCCGATCCGCAAGAGGACTCCAAGCCTGCCGCCAAGAAGAAGCGGCCCCGCGCCCTCTTCGATGGAACGCGCATCACGATCAGACGAGACGAGGTCAAGCCGGCCATCGAGGACGACGACCCTGAAAACCGCCAGGAACAGACGGTCGAGCGCGACACCGAGCCAGTCGTCGACGATGATGCCGATTCGGCGGGTGCTGACGTCGAGACTGCCGCGGCGCGTGAGGAGACCGACGCGCACACCAGTTCGTCCCGCAACCGCTCCACACCGCGCGCTTCGATCACCGAGCGCCCGCACACGGTGACCATCGACGTGTCGCCGCGCGACACGGTGTCCTCGACCGAGCCCAAGCCGGTCTCGGAGCGCCGGGACACCATGGATCACGGTCTGGACTCGGCGACCAACCTGCAGCTGCGGCAAGAGGTTTCGACGTTCGACATCAACAGGGTCTCGGTGGTTCACGCGCCGGTGACCCCGGCGGTGACGGTCGTAGCACCCGAAGCCGCGGCCACGGCGGCTACACCCCGCGTCGCGACGGACCTGTTCGCTGCGCTGGGGCTGCGGCCATCGGCGGGCAGCCCCACGCGACCGGTCCTGCCGCTGCCGCGACTGATCGAGTTGGCCTTCGTGGCCGTACGCCGCACATTCTTCAACGCCACGCCGACCGCGCGGCTGAACGGCCAGGTCGAGGTGAACAACACCACCGGCGTGGCGACAGGGCAGATCGTGGGCGCAGACGCCGACGGCGACCAATTGAAGTACTCGGTCAAGACACCGCCGTCGCAGGGCTCGGTCGAGGTCGGCGCCGACGGGAAATTCACCTACACACCGCAGGACGATTGGACGCCCAACAGCGGAGACGAGGTCCAGTTCACCATCGCGGTCAGCGACGCATCGTCGACATGGCCACACCTGCACCTCCTGGGCGGCGGCCACGAGGCGACGTACACGGTGACGTTCTCCTACGCCGCGGTCAACCACGCACCTGACGTGACAGTGACCGGCGGCGACGTCCAACCGGACGGCACCGTGAAGTACACCGTCAGCGCATCCGACCAAGATGGCGACGCGTTGCACCTGACGAGCAATGGCGTCCACGGCACGCTGACGCAAACGTCGACCAGCCAGACCGGTGCAATCACGAACTACGAGTACACCTTCACGCCCGACAAGGCGTACGCACACGATCTAAGCCTCGGCGGCAACACGGATCCCGGGGTGGGAACGGCAACGTTCACGGTGTCGGACGGCCGCGGCGGCACGGACACCGAGTCGCGGACGGTCTCGATCGCGGCGGTCAACGCCGCTCCCGAGATGACCGTCGTTCCCGGTGCCGGCGGCGTGTACACCATCACGGTGACAGACGACGATGATGACCCGATCACACTCACGCCGTCGGTGACGCACGGCACGCTGACAGGCGGCGAGACCGCGACCAAGGGGGTCTACCAGTACACCTTCACGGTCGACCCGGCATACGCGCACGACCTGACGAAGCCGGGACCGCCGGATGAGGGAACAGCGGAGGTCGGCTTCCGCGCGACCGACGGCCACGGCGGTTCAGCACAGGACGGTGACACGATCCCGGTCAGCGGCGTCAACGCCGCTCCGGTGCTGAACGTGACGGAAAAGGACGGCATCTACACCGTCGAGGTGCGCGACGACGACACCGGAGACGTCGTCACCGTCGTCCCGACCGTCACACACGGAACACTCACCGCGACGAAGATCGACGAGCGCCACTATCAGTACACCTTCACCATCGACCCGGCATATGCGCACAGCTTGACCGCCAATGGCAGCACCCAAACCGGCACGGCAACAGTGCAATTCGTGGCCACGGACGACCATCAAGGGGTCAGTGCGACCTACCGCGACGACATCGTCGTGACTGGAGTCAATTCCGCGCCGACCGTGAGCGTCGTCGGTGGTTCGACGAGGATCGGCCCCGACGGAAAAGCCACGTTCGACGTCAAGTTCGCCGATGCCGACGGCGACGCTGTCAGCAACATCGGCGTGACCGCGCCGTCGGGTCAGGTGACGCTGTCCGGCGTCGTCAACGCGGACGGCAGCCGGACCGTCACGTACACCGCGAATTACGCCGACGCGCACGCGCTCGGGCCGACCGGCGAAGCCCCCGTGGACCTGACGTTCACGATGTCCGACGGCCACACCGCCACCGCGACCACGCAGCAGGTCGCCGTGACCATCGTCGGCCTCAACCATGAACCCACAGTCAAGACCACGCAGACCGTGGACCGCGCCACCGGCACGGCGACCGTGACCGCCACATGGCGTGATCTCGACGGGCCACCGGATCTCGGTGCCGCCTCGGTGCAACTTCCCACCACCGACAAGGGCGTCTTCGCCTACGACGAGCAGACCGGCGAATTGACTTTCACGCCAACCGAAGCCGCGCGCGAAGCGGCCTCCGTGGTGGGCGCGCCGCTCACCGATCGGCGGGTCGTGGTGACGTTCACGGTCACCGACCCGTACGGCGTCTACACCAAGGACGTCGCGGTACTCATCGCGCCGCTGGACAACGCGGTGGTCGGCACCATCGCGGGCGACAGGACACCGGCAAGCATCGATCGCGTCGACGCCGTGGTGGTCGCGCCGGACGGCACCACGATCCTCGTCGCCAACGCCAACAACAACGTGATCAGCCGGATCAACGCGATCGACGGGACCGTCGAGGACACCTACACGATCGGCACCGGAACCAACGTCCGCACGCGGCAACTCGTCGTGTCGCAATCGGCCGACAACCCGGTCGTGTACGCGCTCGGAAGCGACAACACGGTATGGAAGATCGACGCCGCGACGGGTGAGATCGAGGAAGTGGAGCTCGAGAATCCGCCGTTGCAGATCGCCGTGAGCCCGGACGGCAGCACCCTGTACTACGCGTCGTTCGACGGACGCAACACCCTGCTGCGGGCGCTCGACGCCGACGGCACGGTCAGTCCGATCACGCAGCTGCCCGACGACATCGGACAGATGTCCGTCGACGCCCACGGCAACATCGTCATCGACAACGGCGACGGTGTCACGGGGTACACCGTGATCGACCCGGACGTCGGGCAGCCGGTCGACCGCGGCGCAACCACGTTCGACGCCGGGGACTTCGCCGTCAGCGGCGGCGACGTCTGGGTCGTCGATGCTGCGAACGACCGGATCGTCCGGTTCGCGACGGGCGCCGGAACAACTGAACAACAGGATATTTCGGTACGGGATCCCAGCGGCATCGTCGTCTCACCCGATGGGCAGCGCGCGTACGTGGTCTCCGGCAGCGGCGCGATCGTCGTACTCGACCTGGACCGGGATGCGCGCGACCCGGTGATCGAAAGTATCACCGGCATCGGGGCGGTCAACAACATTGCGATCAGCCCCGACGGCACCCACCTATACGTCACCGGCAGGACGTCACTCAACGGAGCGCAGAGCGACACCGTCACCATCATCTCGATCAGCCCCTCGGAACTGCCCGCCGATCTTGAGCTGCCGTCCGCGCTGTAG
- a CDS encoding acyl-CoA thioesterase, whose product MPLPQLADILATLDLAQKDDTTFVATQIDNADHHIIGGHIAAQALMAASRTVVDRQPHSIHVYLLRAGDARYPVEMDVAGLRDGGSLSTRQVTARQGGDVLLEALVSFSVPMESIDYQQAIPDVPDPGALLPVEEQLRDYADELGGFWVRPQWVERRYIDAPPRLARDLPAAPEHTRMWWRPAEPVADDPILNSCLLTYITGTTMLETTVTQRRTTQLATFSALIDHAIWFHRPADLSDWVLSDQTSPSGIHGRGLATATMFNRSGQFVCTATQEIYFGRERRSS is encoded by the coding sequence GTGCCCCTCCCGCAGCTCGCCGACATCCTGGCCACGCTCGATCTCGCGCAGAAAGACGACACCACGTTCGTCGCCACGCAGATCGACAACGCCGACCACCACATCATCGGCGGGCACATCGCGGCGCAGGCCTTGATGGCGGCCAGTCGTACCGTGGTCGACCGACAACCGCACAGCATCCACGTCTATCTGCTGCGCGCCGGCGACGCGCGGTACCCGGTGGAGATGGACGTGGCCGGCCTACGTGACGGTGGATCACTGTCCACGCGTCAGGTGACCGCGCGTCAGGGTGGGGACGTGTTGCTGGAAGCGCTCGTCTCGTTCAGCGTCCCGATGGAGAGCATCGACTATCAGCAGGCCATCCCCGACGTGCCGGATCCTGGCGCGCTGCTCCCGGTCGAGGAGCAGCTACGGGACTATGCCGACGAACTCGGCGGATTCTGGGTGCGTCCGCAATGGGTCGAGCGGCGCTACATCGACGCGCCGCCGCGGCTGGCCCGCGATCTGCCTGCAGCGCCCGAGCACACCCGAATGTGGTGGCGCCCAGCCGAACCCGTCGCCGACGATCCCATCCTCAACAGCTGCCTGCTCACCTACATCACCGGCACCACGATGCTCGAAACCACCGTGACGCAGCGGCGCACCACACAACTCGCGACATTCTCGGCGCTGATCGACCACGCCATCTGGTTTCACCGGCCTGCGGATCTGTCCGACTGGGTGCTGTCGGACCAGACTTCGCCCAGCGGTATCCACGGGCGCGGCCTGGCCACGGCCACGATGTTCAACCGGTCGGGCCAATTCGTCTGCACCGCAACCCAGGAGATCTACTTCGGCCGGGAGCGTCGGTCATCCTGA
- a CDS encoding DUF899 domain-containing protein encodes MSPHPTAYPDVVSREEWLEARTKLLAAEREVTHLRDAVNAQRRRLPMVRVEKDYVFEGPDGEVRLLDMFEGRSQLYIHHFMWIDAIDEGCPSCTAAADLTFTEQDRALLHGKDVTFACISRAPYASIAAYKDKHGWTFPWYSSCDNDFTYDYHVTLDPARAPIEYNYKTADELRADGFADEDLRGDWPGASVFLRRGDDVFHTYSTFARGLDHTAVGYPYLDLTPYGRQEPWEDSPAGWPQGGAVVGRPVGEDE; translated from the coding sequence ATGTCGCCACATCCAACGGCCTACCCCGACGTCGTCTCCCGGGAGGAGTGGCTGGAGGCCCGCACGAAACTGTTGGCCGCCGAACGCGAGGTCACGCACCTGCGGGACGCGGTCAACGCCCAGCGACGCCGGTTGCCCATGGTCAGGGTGGAGAAGGACTACGTCTTCGAGGGGCCCGACGGCGAGGTGCGGCTGCTGGACATGTTCGAGGGCCGCAGCCAGCTCTACATCCACCACTTCATGTGGATCGACGCGATCGACGAGGGTTGCCCCAGCTGCACGGCCGCAGCCGATCTCACCTTCACCGAGCAGGACCGGGCGCTGCTGCACGGTAAGGACGTCACGTTCGCGTGCATCTCCCGCGCGCCGTACGCGAGCATTGCCGCCTACAAGGACAAGCACGGGTGGACGTTCCCGTGGTACTCGTCGTGCGACAACGACTTCACCTACGACTACCACGTGACGCTCGACCCGGCCCGTGCGCCAATCGAATACAACTACAAGACCGCGGACGAACTGCGGGCCGACGGCTTCGCCGACGAAGATCTGCGCGGTGACTGGCCCGGGGCGAGCGTGTTCCTGCGGCGCGGTGACGACGTCTTCCACACCTACTCGACATTCGCGCGCGGGCTCGATCACACCGCGGTGGGATACCCGTACCTCGACCTCACGCCGTACGGGCGTCAGGAACCGTGGGAGGACTCGCCGGCCGGCTGGCCCCAGGGCGGGGCCGTGGTCGGCAGGCCGGTCGGAGAGGACGAGTAG
- a CDS encoding universal stress protein: MSAYRTVVVGTDGSDSSLRAVDRAGQIAAGANAKLVIATAYFPQSEDQRAADVLKDEGYQMAGNAPIYAILREASDRAKAAGAKDIEERPIVGAPVDALVELSEDVKADLLVVGNVGLSTIAGRLLGSVPANVARRSKTDVLIVHTS; the protein is encoded by the coding sequence ATGAGCGCCTATCGAACTGTGGTGGTCGGCACCGACGGATCTGATTCGTCATTGCGTGCAGTGGACCGCGCCGGTCAGATTGCCGCCGGTGCGAACGCGAAGCTTGTCATCGCCACTGCGTACTTCCCGCAGAGCGAAGACCAGCGCGCGGCCGACGTGCTCAAGGATGAGGGCTACCAGATGGCGGGCAACGCCCCGATCTACGCCATTCTGCGTGAGGCGAGCGACCGCGCCAAGGCAGCCGGCGCCAAGGACATCGAGGAGCGCCCGATCGTCGGTGCTCCCGTCGACGCGCTCGTCGAACTGTCCGAGGACGTCAAGGCTGACCTGCTGGTGGTCGGCAACGTGGGCCTGAGCACCATCGCAGGCCGGTTGCTGGGCTCGGTGCCCGCAAACGTGGCACGCCGGTCCAAGACCGACGTGCTCATCGTTCACACCAGCTAG
- a CDS encoding MFS transporter, whose protein sequence is MTDTATADTTGTWRQLLGPGHLGASTVLAGGVLLYATNQFITISLLPSAVADIGGQRFYAWVTAVYLVASVIAATTVHTVLMRIGPRLSYLLGLSLFGAGSLVCAVAPSMEVLLAGRTVQGFAGGLVAGLGYAVINTALPNTLWTKASALVSAMWGVGTLVGPAAGGLFAQYGLWRWAFGVLVILTVAMAVMVPIVLPGRDSTAAHEALPGVPIWSLALLGAAAMAVSVAGIPHDVRATAALLVLGGLLVAAFIAVDRRMSASVLPPSTFGAGPLKWIYLTLGVLMAATMVDMYVPLFGQRLAHLTPVAAGFFAAVLSVGWTVGEILSASLQRRRAIRRTVAVAPLVMAVGLAAGALLIRGGMAAPLVVLWALALLVAGAGIGIAWPHLSAWAMGSVDDPAEGPAAAAAINTVQLICGAFGAGLAGVVVNLSETGGAAAAKWLFAVFAVLAAAGTVASFRSRR, encoded by the coding sequence GTGACCGATACCGCGACCGCCGACACCACGGGGACATGGCGTCAACTCCTGGGGCCCGGCCACCTCGGCGCATCGACCGTGCTGGCCGGTGGCGTCCTGCTGTACGCGACCAATCAGTTCATCACCATCAGCCTGCTGCCCAGCGCGGTCGCCGACATCGGCGGCCAGCGCTTCTACGCGTGGGTGACGGCGGTGTATCTGGTGGCGTCGGTCATCGCGGCGACCACGGTGCACACCGTTCTGATGAGAATCGGCCCGCGGTTGTCATACCTGTTGGGGCTGAGCCTTTTTGGTGCGGGCAGCCTGGTGTGTGCGGTGGCGCCGAGCATGGAGGTGCTGTTGGCCGGCCGTACCGTTCAGGGCTTTGCGGGCGGTCTGGTGGCCGGGCTGGGCTATGCGGTCATCAACACCGCGCTGCCGAACACGTTGTGGACCAAGGCTTCTGCGTTGGTGTCGGCGATGTGGGGCGTGGGCACCCTGGTCGGCCCGGCGGCGGGCGGACTGTTCGCGCAGTACGGGCTCTGGCGGTGGGCGTTCGGGGTTCTGGTGATCCTGACCGTCGCGATGGCGGTCATGGTGCCGATCGTGCTGCCCGGGCGCGACAGCACCGCAGCCCATGAGGCGTTGCCCGGGGTGCCGATCTGGTCGCTGGCGCTGTTGGGTGCGGCCGCGATGGCCGTCAGTGTCGCGGGCATCCCTCACGATGTGCGGGCGACGGCGGCATTGCTGGTGCTGGGCGGCCTGCTCGTCGCCGCGTTCATCGCGGTCGACCGCCGGATGTCCGCATCGGTGTTGCCGCCCAGCACGTTCGGCGCCGGACCGCTGAAGTGGATCTACCTGACCCTCGGGGTGTTGATGGCGGCGACCATGGTCGACATGTATGTGCCGCTGTTCGGACAGCGCCTCGCACATCTGACGCCGGTCGCGGCCGGGTTCTTCGCAGCGGTGCTTTCGGTGGGGTGGACCGTGGGGGAGATCCTCAGCGCGTCGCTGCAACGCCGGCGCGCCATCAGGCGAACCGTCGCGGTCGCGCCGCTGGTGATGGCGGTCGGTCTTGCTGCCGGTGCGCTCCTCATCCGCGGCGGCATGGCCGCGCCGCTGGTGGTGCTGTGGGCCCTGGCGCTGCTGGTGGCCGGTGCCGGGATCGGCATCGCTTGGCCGCACCTGTCCGCCTGGGCGATGGGCAGCGTCGACGACCCGGCCGAGGGGCCCGCGGCGGCCGCGGCGATCAACACCGTGCAGCTGATCTGCGGCGCGTTCGGCGCCGGCCTCGCGGGCGTCGTCGTCAACCTCAGCGAGACCGGTGGTGCGGCCGCCGCGAAGTGGCTGTTCGCGGTCTTCGCGGTGCTCGCCGCGGCCGGCACCGTCGCGTCGTTCCGCTCCCGCCGGTAA
- a CDS encoding MBL fold metallo-hydrolase, producing MTRPNITVDETYTGHVEPHTAARRTVPGASIVKASVGPMDNNAYLVTCASTGKTLLIDAANDADALLGLIEANAPKLDLIVTTHQHFDHVQALAAVSEATGAPTAAHQLDAEALPVRPDRILADGDTIRIGDLELDVIHLRGHTPGSVALALNSPDGVTHLFTGDCLFPGGVGKTWQPGDFETLLGDVTSKVFDVYDDNTVVYPGHGDDTTLGAERPSLTAWRERGW from the coding sequence ATGACCCGTCCCAACATCACGGTCGACGAGACCTACACCGGCCATGTCGAGCCCCACACCGCCGCACGGCGCACCGTGCCCGGCGCCTCCATCGTGAAGGCGTCAGTCGGCCCGATGGACAACAACGCCTACCTGGTGACGTGTGCATCCACCGGCAAGACCCTGCTCATCGACGCCGCCAACGACGCCGACGCCCTGCTGGGCCTCATCGAGGCCAACGCGCCGAAGCTGGACCTGATCGTCACGACCCATCAGCACTTCGACCACGTGCAGGCGCTGGCGGCTGTGTCCGAGGCCACAGGTGCCCCGACCGCGGCACATCAACTCGACGCCGAAGCCCTTCCGGTGCGACCCGACCGCATCCTGGCCGACGGCGACACCATCCGGATCGGCGATCTCGAGCTGGACGTCATCCACCTGCGCGGCCACACCCCCGGGTCGGTCGCGCTCGCCCTGAACTCACCCGACGGTGTGACGCACCTGTTCACCGGTGACTGCCTGTTTCCGGGAGGCGTTGGCAAAACCTGGCAGCCGGGTGATTTCGAAACCTTGCTGGGCGATGTGACCAGCAAGGTCTTCGACGTCTATGACGACAACACCGTCGTCTACCCGGGACACGGCGACGACACCACGCTGGGCGCCGAACGGCCCAGCCTGACTGCGTGGCGCGAACGCGGCTGGTAA